A window of the Budorcas taxicolor isolate Tak-1 chromosome 10, Takin1.1, whole genome shotgun sequence genome harbors these coding sequences:
- the PIF1 gene encoding ATP-dependent DNA helicase PIF1: protein MILYSQNLKVSSVLLMPAGRLFSTGSSECWDKPAEAAAMLSSTQAAAAECEDGELRCHVAVEELSPGGQPRRRQSLRTAELSLGRNERGELMLRLQAPGPAGRPRCFPVRAARLFTRFAAAGRSTLRFPADSTPRASAVQLLLSDCPPDRLRRFLHTLRLKLAVAPGPGPGSARTQLLGPRPRDFISISPVQPEELRRAAATRVTDTRPVKRPTEPPAGAKPRTEVARWPLPVKRLRLPPTKPELSKEQAAVLRAVLKGQSIFFTGSAGTGKSYLLKRILGSLPPTGTVATASTGVAACHIGGTTLHAFAGIGSGQAPLAQCVALAQRPGVRQGWLNCQRLVIDEISMVEADLFDKLEAVARAVRQQNKPFGGIQLIICGDFLQLPPVTKGSQLPQFCFQAKSWRRCVQVTLELTEVWRQTDKTFISLLQAVRLGRCSDEVTRQLRATAAHKVGRDGIVATRLCTHQDDVALTNERQLQELPGEVHSFEAMDSDPEQAQTLDAQCPVSQILQLKLGAQVMLVKNFAVSRGLVNGARGVVVGFEAEGRGLPQVRFLCGVTEVIRADRWTVQTTGGQLLSRQQLPLQLAWAISIHKSQGMSLDCVEMSLGRVFATGQAYVALSRARSLEGLRVLDFDPMVVRCDPRVLSFYATLRRDRALSLESPDDEEATSDQENVDPNL, encoded by the exons ATGATTCTCTACTCCCAGAATTTGAAAGTTTCCAGTGTGCTACTTATGCCTGCAGGCCGACTTTTCTCAACTGGTTCGTCCGAGTGCTGGGACAA ACCTGCAGAGGCGGCGGCGATGCTTTCGAGCACCCAGGCAGCGGCTGCAGAATGCGAGGACGGAGAACTGCGGTGCCATGTGGCTGTGGAGGAGCTGAGCCCCGGTGGGCAGCCGCGAAGGCGCCAGTCCCTACGCACGGCGGAGCTGAGCCTGGGTCGTAACGAGCGCGGCGAGTTGATGCTGAGGTTGCAGGCGCCAGGGCCCGCTGGGCGGCCGCGCTGCTTCCCCGTGCGCGCCGCGCGCCTCTTCACCCGCTTCGCTGCAGCCGGGCGCAGCACTCTGCGGTTCCCCGCCGACAGCACTCCCCGGGCCAGCGCCGTCCAGCTGCTGCTCTCCGATTGCCCCCCGGACCGCCTGCGCCGCTTCCTGCATACGCTGCGCCTCAAGCTGGCTGTAGCCCCGGGTCCCGGGCCGGGCTCCGCCCGCACGCAGCTGCTTGGCCCGCGGCCCCGCGACTTCATCAGCATCAGCCCGGTGCAGCCCGAGGAGTTGCGGCGCGCGGCGGCCACCAGGGTCACGGATACCAGGCCGGTGAAGCGGCCCACGGAACCTCCGGCGGGAGCCAAGCCCCGCACC GAAGTTGCAAGGTGGCCCCTGCCTGTGAAGAGGCTGAGATTGCCCCCCACCAAACCAGAGCTTTCCAAGGAACAGGCTGCTGTCCTGAGGGCTGTCCTGAAAGGCCAGAGCATTTTCTTCACTGGAAGTGCAG ggacggggaagtctTACCTGCTGAAGCGTATCCTGGGCTCACTGCCTCCCACGGGCACTGTGGCCACTGCCAGCACTGGGGTGGCAGCCTGCCACATCGGGGGTACTACCCTCCATGCCTTTGCAG GCATTGGCTCGGGCCAAGCTCCCCTGGCCCAGTGTGTGGCCCTGGCCCAGCGGCCCGGTGTGCGGCAGGGTTGGCTGAACTGCCAGCGGCTAGTCATTGATGAGATCTCCATGGTGGAAGCGGACCTGTTTGACAAGCTGGAGGCCGTGGCCAG AGCTGTCCGGCAGCAGAATAAGCCATTCGGAGGGATCCAGCTCATCATCTGTGGGGACTTCCTGCAGCTGCCACCTGTAACCAAGGGATCCCAGCTCCCACAGTTCTGCTTCCAG GCCAAGAGCTGGAGGAGGTGTGTCCAAGTGACCCTGGAACTGACTGAGGTGTGGAGGCAAACGGACAAGACCTTCATCTCTCTACTGCAAGCTGTGCGGCTGGGCAG GTGCTCAGATGAAGTCACCCGCCAGCTCCGGGCCACAGCTGCCCACAAGGTGGGGCGAGATGGCATTGTGGCCACAAGGCTCTGCACCCACCAGGATGATGTGGCCCTTACCAATGAGAGGCAGCTGCAGGAGCTACCAG GTGAAGTACACAGCTTTGAGGCCATGGACAGTGACCCTGAGCAAGCCCAGACCCTGGATGCCCAGTGTCCTGTTAGCCAGATCCTTCAGCTAAAGCTGGGGGCCCAG GTGATGCTGGTGAAGAACTTCGCAGTGTCTCGGGGCCTGGTGAATGGTGCCCGAGGGGTGGTAGTCGGGTTCGAGGCCGAGGGGAGAG GGCTACCGCAGGTACGGTTCCTGTGTGGAGTCACCGAGGTCATCCGTGCTGACCGCTGGACGGTACAGACCACTGGGGGCCAGCTCCTCAGCCGGCAGCAGCTGCCCCTGCAGCTGGCCTGGGCCATTTCCATTCACAAGAGCCAG ggcATGTCCCTGGATTGCGTGGAGATGTCTCTGGGCCGTGTGTTTGCCACCGGCCAGGCCTACGTGGCCCTTTCCCGGGCCCGCAGCCTAGAGGGCCTCCGCGTGTTGGACTTTGACCCCATGGTGGTTCGCTGTGACCCCCGCGTGCTGAGCTTCTATGCTACACTGCGGCGGGACAGGGCCCTCAGCCTG GAGTCCCCAGATGATGAGGAGGCAACCTCAGACCAGGAGAACGTGGACCCGAACCTTTGA